From Tachyglossus aculeatus isolate mTacAcu1 chromosome X5, mTacAcu1.pri, whole genome shotgun sequence, a single genomic window includes:
- the TMEM33 gene encoding transmembrane protein 33 — MADPAPNGPQAAAGAVQFMMTNKLDTAMWISRLFTVYCSALFVLPLLGLHEAASFYQRALLANALTSALRLHQRLPHFQLSRAFLAQALLEDSCHYLLYSLIFVNSYPVTMSIFPVLLFSLLHAATYTKKVLDAKGSDSLPLLRSLLEKLNANQQNILKFIACNEIFLMPATVFMLLSGQGSLLQPFIYYRFLTLRYSSRRNPYCRTLFNELRIVVEHLIMKPSCPLVLRRLCLHSIAFISRLAPTVA, encoded by the exons ATGGCGGATCCCGCCCCGAACGGCCCTCAGGCGGCCGCCGGCGCGGTG CAATTTATGATGACCAATAAGTTGGACACCGCAATGTGGATTTCTCGCCTGTTCACAGTTTATTGTTCTGCTTTATTTGTGCTTCCTCTTCTTGG GTTGCACGAAGCGGCCAGCTTCTACCAGCGCGCCTTGTTGGCCAACGCTCTGACCAGTGCCCTCCGCCTGCACCAGAGGCTGCCGCACTTCCAACTGAGCAGGGCTTTCTTGGCCCAGGCTCTGTTAGAGGACAGCTGCCACTACCTTTTGTACTCGCTCATCTTTGTCAACTCCTACCCTGTCACAA TGAGTATCTTCCCAGTCCTGCTGTTctcgctgcttcatgctgctacctACACGAAGAAGGTCTTGGAC GCCAAAGGGTCAGATAGCTTGCCTCTTCTGAGATCCCTTTTGGAGAAGTTAAATGCTAACCAGCAGAACATTCTGAAATTCATTGCCTGCAATGAAATTTTCTTGATGCCGGCTACAGTTTTTATGCTTCTCAG TGGTCAAGGAAGCCTCCTCCAGCCTTTTATATACTACAGGTTTCTCACTCTGCGTTACTCTTCCCGAAGAAATCCATATTGCCG GACTCTGTTTAACGAGCTGAGGATCGTGGTGGAGCACCTCATCATGAAGCCCTCGTGTCCCCTGGTGCTGAGAAGACTTTGTCTGCACAGCATCGCCTTCATCAGCAGACTGGCGCCCACGGTAGCGTAG